A single region of the Streptococcus sanguinis genome encodes:
- a CDS encoding ABC transporter ATP-binding protein, with translation MQNVLEVKGLTKKYGDQYALKDVSLSIKKGEIYGLIGKNGAGKTTLIKIITQVIYPSGGSVSVLGSQNQQEWTKALSHTGSVIETPVAHAHMSAYENLRYYCTDRGIPNADKVIKETLQYVGLTDTGKKKFRNFSLGMKQRLGIAIAILGRPDLLILDEPINGLDPVGIQEFREMVKRLNQELGITIIISSHILSELYLVATRFGFINQGHFIKELSKEEFDRESGDYIILKTDNIKQAAHLVQDKLGYQLRPTNKEDELHISGQVQEIRKIAKELVLADIPIGEIYYAHKDLEKYFTDLINQQGGNTHV, from the coding sequence ATGCAAAATGTTTTAGAAGTGAAAGGACTCACTAAAAAATACGGTGATCAATATGCTCTGAAAGACGTCAGTCTTTCCATCAAGAAAGGAGAGATCTACGGTCTCATCGGAAAAAACGGTGCTGGTAAGACCACACTGATCAAAATCATCACTCAAGTCATCTATCCTAGCGGAGGGTCCGTGTCTGTCCTGGGCTCTCAGAACCAACAAGAATGGACCAAGGCCCTCAGCCATACTGGATCTGTTATCGAGACCCCTGTAGCTCATGCCCACATGTCGGCCTATGAAAATCTGCGCTACTACTGTACCGACCGGGGCATTCCAAATGCTGACAAAGTCATCAAAGAAACCCTGCAATATGTCGGCCTGACCGATACTGGAAAGAAAAAATTCCGCAATTTCTCTCTAGGGATGAAACAGCGGTTGGGCATTGCCATTGCCATTTTGGGGCGTCCCGACTTGCTCATTCTGGACGAGCCCATCAATGGTTTAGACCCCGTTGGGATTCAGGAATTTAGAGAAATGGTCAAGCGCCTCAATCAAGAATTAGGCATCACCATCATCATTTCCAGCCATATCCTGTCCGAGCTTTATCTAGTCGCAACTCGCTTTGGCTTTATCAATCAAGGGCATTTCATCAAGGAGCTGTCTAAGGAAGAATTTGACCGAGAAAGCGGCGACTATATCATCCTCAAAACGGATAATATCAAGCAAGCTGCTCATTTAGTGCAAGACAAGCTAGGCTACCAGCTCAGACCAACCAACAAGGAAGATGAGCTGCATATTTCCGGCCAAGTACAAGAAATTCGCAAGATTGCCAAGGAACTAGTCCTAGCCGACATCCCAATCGGGGAAATCTACTACGCCCACAAAGACTTAGAAAAATACTTTACAGACTTAATCAACCAACAAGGAGGAAACACTCATGTTTAA
- a CDS encoding lantibiotic ABC transporter permease, producing MFNSIKADYYRLFRSVGFWGVQAFCIFGILLGIFTSKVVSSDNGIFFAIDVVSYNSGMLFIACNVMTSLLLGVDLNDKLYHNNLTTGKTRTQYYFSKSLTIASLLPMQFILLYIFGIVIEFVRTGGNMGTLPANFWGQFAILFVMQVICTYAWYCITSFVLYLTRNYSVVFITYIMTYILLGLPSQMVDANNEWFKAIKMEFVYGDASIPGVIIKTAIFALSLITVFTIAGLATLKKRDL from the coding sequence ATGTTTAATAGTATCAAGGCGGATTACTACCGTCTCTTCCGCTCCGTAGGATTCTGGGGAGTGCAGGCTTTCTGCATCTTTGGAATTCTCCTCGGCATTTTCACTTCCAAAGTTGTCAGTTCCGACAACGGTATCTTTTTTGCCATAGATGTCGTCTCCTACAACAGCGGCATGCTCTTTATTGCCTGCAATGTCATGACTAGCTTGCTTCTCGGTGTTGATCTCAATGACAAACTTTATCACAATAACCTGACTACAGGCAAGACTCGGACCCAGTATTACTTCTCTAAATCACTGACTATCGCTAGCTTACTTCCTATGCAGTTCATACTACTCTACATTTTTGGTATTGTCATCGAATTTGTCCGAACCGGTGGTAATATGGGAACCCTGCCAGCTAATTTCTGGGGACAATTCGCAATACTCTTTGTCATGCAGGTCATCTGTACCTATGCTTGGTACTGCATTACCAGCTTTGTCCTCTACTTGACTCGAAACTATAGTGTCGTCTTTATCACCTATATCATGACCTACATCTTACTCGGCCTCCCTAGTCAAATGGTTGATGCCAATAATGAATGGTTCAAGGCTATCAAGATGGAGTTCGTCTACGGAGACGCTTCAATACCAGGTGTCATCATCAAAACAGCTATCTTTGCTCTCAGTCTGATCACGGTCTTTACAATAGCAGGACTGGCTACACTGAAAAAGAGAGATTTGTAA
- a CDS encoding helix-turn-helix domain-containing protein: MNLSDRIQYLRKARGISQEGLADQLGVSRQAVSKWESEQSMPDLDKIISMSDYFEVTTDYLLKGIEPVVQKEEEQSIKHRRIASNICYQLSLGFIGLGIILSIILADFLKISILLTPVLIVQGVGLLVWGMGRNLSEVRPSFQVKLALILFLLFVPLGFLSNVLFPLGKIFPYPTSLAASLTFVTFYLILGVCISLFLKKQDWKQ, translated from the coding sequence ATGAATCTATCAGACAGAATCCAGTACCTGCGGAAAGCGCGGGGCATTTCTCAGGAGGGGCTAGCCGACCAACTCGGTGTGTCTAGACAGGCCGTTTCCAAGTGGGAGAGTGAGCAGAGTATGCCTGATTTGGATAAGATCATTTCCATGAGTGACTATTTTGAGGTGACCACAGACTATCTGCTCAAGGGAATTGAGCCTGTAGTACAGAAAGAGGAAGAGCAGTCAATCAAGCACAGGAGAATAGCCAGCAATATTTGCTATCAGCTCTCTCTTGGCTTTATCGGTCTGGGCATCATCCTCTCCATTATCCTAGCTGATTTTCTCAAGATCAGTATCTTGCTAACGCCGGTGCTGATCGTTCAGGGAGTAGGGCTGCTGGTGTGGGGAATGGGCCGCAATCTATCCGAGGTAAGACCTTCTTTTCAGGTTAAGCTAGCCTTGATTTTATTCTTGCTCTTTGTTCCCCTCGGATTTCTATCTAATGTTCTTTTTCCTCTGGGCAAGATCTTTCCATATCCGACCAGTCTGGCAGCCAGTCTTACCTTTGTCACTTTCTACCTTATCCTAGGAGTCTGCATCAGTCTGTTCTTGAAAAAGCAAGATTGGAAGCAGTGA
- a CDS encoding CPBP family intramembrane glutamic endopeptidase, with product MNTETTIKPQPKLILPFLAWNFGWTWGFWLLDIILKNLWPDSPPTAYLALEAILNGIAMFGPMLASLIVLKKKGFKAICSYLFSGKKETWLYLLIYGGGLTTFYALASGGKLVDGALVRFPWFFIYCIVLSGGIEEFGWRGFLQPALEKKFSFFVSTLMTGIIWAIWHIPLWFYDRFYDRSHDLFSVFIIFSILLSFWLAALYKKTQSVLACNIFHALSNTLIPTFVGIAQANNQLDFSQVNPFFYFGGVILLTLYSIYLWYRTDREEKALPSKEEI from the coding sequence ATGAATACAGAAACAACTATCAAACCACAACCAAAACTAATTTTGCCGTTCCTAGCTTGGAACTTCGGCTGGACATGGGGATTCTGGCTGCTGGACATTATCCTCAAAAACCTTTGGCCAGACAGCCCACCTACAGCCTATCTTGCTCTTGAAGCTATTCTAAATGGTATTGCTATGTTTGGGCCTATGCTGGCCAGCCTGATCGTACTGAAAAAGAAAGGCTTCAAGGCCATTTGCTCCTATCTCTTTTCAGGCAAGAAAGAGACCTGGCTCTACTTGCTAATCTATGGTGGCGGTCTGACCACCTTCTATGCCCTAGCTTCTGGCGGCAAGCTGGTAGACGGCGCTTTAGTAAGATTTCCTTGGTTTTTTATCTATTGTATTGTCCTATCGGGCGGGATTGAAGAATTCGGCTGGCGTGGCTTCCTACAGCCGGCCTTAGAGAAAAAGTTTTCTTTCTTTGTCTCTACCTTGATGACCGGTATTATTTGGGCCATCTGGCATATTCCTCTCTGGTTTTACGATCGCTTTTATGATCGAAGCCATGATCTTTTCTCAGTTTTTATCATTTTCAGTATCCTTCTCTCTTTCTGGCTTGCTGCACTTTATAAGAAGACCCAGTCTGTTCTTGCTTGTAACATCTTTCATGCGCTCTCCAACACCCTTATCCCGACTTTTGTTGGCATAGCTCAAGCTAACAATCAATTGGATTTCTCTCAAGTCAATCCCTTCTTTTACTTTGGAGGTGTGATTCTCCTGACACTTTATAGTATCTATCTCTGGTATCGGACGGATAGGGAGGAAAAAGCACTTCCATCTAAAGAAGAAATCTAG
- a CDS encoding Fic family protein — protein sequence MQPNYRITEKILNLVQRISELTTQLSIEKRKLYLRKENRIRSIQSSLAIENNSLSLEQVTDIIEGRRVLGPLKDIHEVQNAYEAYERVFRLNPYSLDDFLLAHGLLTKDLVKRSGQFRLGDVGVYDGEGRVVHVGARPQFVPNLVKDLFKWAEQSEVSAIVKSCIVHFELEIIHPFEDGNGRMGRLWQSLILSQWNPIFEWLPVESVIYAHQQGYYDALTISNDTNDSTVFTEFMLQAILETLEEYQEKADEDADRILHKTLKPRELEIYQLIKAYLEEHSQIANAKVQEITGLSEATTRRYLNIFVEFGLLKTSGTTRDRVYQLA from the coding sequence ATGCAACCGAATTATCGTATTACAGAGAAGATATTAAACCTAGTTCAGAGAATTTCTGAACTGACGACTCAACTTTCGATTGAAAAACGTAAGCTGTATTTGCGTAAGGAAAACCGAATCCGATCTATTCAATCATCACTTGCTATTGAGAATAATAGCTTATCACTAGAACAGGTAACGGACATCATTGAAGGCAGGCGTGTACTTGGTCCGTTAAAAGATATTCATGAGGTGCAAAATGCCTATGAAGCCTATGAGCGAGTGTTCAGGCTCAACCCTTATAGTCTAGATGATTTTCTCCTGGCACATGGCTTGCTGACTAAGGATTTAGTCAAGCGGTCGGGACAGTTTCGGCTAGGGGATGTTGGAGTCTATGATGGCGAGGGGAGAGTAGTTCATGTTGGGGCTAGACCACAGTTTGTCCCCAATTTGGTCAAGGATTTATTCAAATGGGCAGAGCAAAGCGAGGTCTCGGCCATTGTCAAGTCCTGTATCGTTCACTTTGAGTTAGAGATTATTCACCCTTTTGAAGATGGTAATGGGCGAATGGGACGTCTATGGCAGAGTCTGATTCTCAGTCAATGGAATCCAATTTTTGAATGGCTACCAGTAGAATCAGTTATTTATGCTCATCAGCAGGGTTATTATGATGCCTTGACCATCAGCAATGATACCAATGACTCTACAGTATTTACCGAGTTTATGTTGCAGGCCATACTAGAAACACTAGAAGAATACCAAGAAAAAGCAGATGAAGATGCAGACAGGATACTTCACAAGACATTAAAGCCAAGAGAGTTAGAAATTTATCAGCTGATAAAAGCTTACTTGGAGGAACATTCACAAATAGCTAATGCAAAAGTACAAGAGATTACAGGATTAAGCGAGGCTACAACCCGTAGATATTTGAATATATTTGTAGAATTCGGTCTTCTGAAAACAAGTGGAACAACGCGGGATCGGGTCTATCAGTTAGCTTAA
- a CDS encoding sensor histidine kinase, giving the protein MLVLVILFALISLFLAIGLIRYHLAVKDVAQQIRRKRQTGSQNRLAPAAHAPSILELTEEAELLFGELDKTTFVVQQEKKTLDMAISNIAHDIRTPLTIASGYTQQLLKDDSQESQQLIKIADSLGMVSKRLEALMEYRRLMEGAIRANVQPTDISQLVTQQLFTYYDAFQKAQIDLQVELAEGLELETDPEILERIVQNMISNVLKHGRKAASISLKKEGEHCIFTVKNIVQQPIQYLDKLTNRFYSENLSSSEESSGLGLYITQQLVEILGGDLTMKAEDDWFELVVTL; this is encoded by the coding sequence ATGTTGGTGTTAGTCATTTTATTTGCCCTTATCAGTCTGTTTCTGGCCATTGGTTTAATACGCTATCATTTGGCGGTCAAGGATGTGGCTCAGCAGATTCGTCGGAAGCGGCAGACAGGGAGCCAGAATCGTCTGGCTCCTGCTGCTCATGCCCCCAGTATTTTGGAGCTGACAGAGGAAGCAGAGCTACTCTTTGGGGAGCTAGACAAGACGACCTTTGTAGTCCAGCAGGAAAAAAAGACGCTGGATATGGCTATCAGTAATATCGCCCATGATATCCGCACCCCTCTGACCATTGCCAGTGGCTATACGCAGCAGCTGCTGAAGGATGATAGTCAGGAAAGTCAGCAGCTAATCAAAATTGCAGATAGTCTGGGAATGGTGTCCAAACGGCTGGAAGCCTTGATGGAGTACCGCCGGCTGATGGAGGGAGCTATACGGGCCAATGTCCAGCCGACAGATATATCCCAGCTAGTAACCCAGCAGCTTTTTACTTATTATGATGCTTTTCAGAAAGCCCAGATTGACCTGCAGGTAGAGTTAGCTGAAGGTCTCGAGCTAGAGACAGACCCAGAAATTTTAGAGCGCATTGTCCAAAATATGATAAGCAATGTCCTCAAGCACGGCCGTAAGGCCGCCAGCATTTCTCTGAAAAAAGAGGGCGAGCATTGTATCTTTACCGTCAAAAATATCGTCCAGCAGCCTATCCAATATCTGGATAAGCTGACTAATCGCTTTTACTCAGAAAATCTATCCAGCAGTGAGGAGTCTTCAGGGCTAGGGCTCTACATCACTCAGCAGTTAGTCGAAATCCTAGGCGGGGACTTGACAATGAAAGCCGAGGACGACTGGTTTGAACTGGTTGTGACTTTGTAG